A single window of Rhodococcus jostii RHA1 DNA harbors:
- a CDS encoding acyl-CoA dehydrogenase family protein, protein MTAVVDDVGSSGAGYLTDERLAIQAMAREFAAKEVLPVANELDPVKGEIPMELRQKMAELGFFGVLIPEEYGGLGLGVFEYALIVEELARAWMSVSSLITRGQQFTAGFTEEQRREYLPRMATGDFLSAFALSEPDAGSDVAALSTRARREADGWRISGQKMWCTFADGADYLQVFARTSPIDRDHRSRGISCFIMPKPRGELPPGVTGTPVRKIGYHGWKTWELSFDNAYAAGDSMVGPEGEGFKVAMGDLETARIHTAARAIGVARGALEDSVAYARQRVQFGRPIGENQAIRFKIAHMATEVEAARSLMYRVCTEVDAGRRNTVEASMVKYLATEMAERVTSEALQIHGGAGYTTDFAVERYWRDAKLTKIFEGTSEIQLKIISDSILGRQTR, encoded by the coding sequence ATGACTGCTGTAGTTGACGACGTCGGTTCGTCAGGAGCCGGGTATCTCACCGACGAGCGCCTCGCGATCCAGGCGATGGCGCGAGAGTTCGCCGCCAAGGAAGTATTGCCCGTGGCGAACGAACTCGATCCGGTCAAGGGTGAGATTCCGATGGAACTGCGCCAGAAGATGGCCGAGCTGGGCTTTTTCGGTGTTCTGATTCCCGAGGAATACGGCGGGCTGGGCCTCGGGGTCTTCGAATACGCCCTGATCGTCGAGGAACTTGCCCGCGCGTGGATGAGCGTGTCGAGCCTGATCACTCGCGGACAACAATTCACCGCGGGTTTCACCGAGGAACAGCGCCGCGAGTACCTGCCGCGGATGGCTACGGGCGATTTCCTCAGCGCCTTTGCCTTGTCCGAGCCCGATGCAGGATCCGATGTGGCAGCGCTGTCGACTCGGGCCCGCAGAGAAGCCGACGGGTGGCGGATCAGCGGCCAGAAGATGTGGTGCACGTTCGCCGACGGAGCCGACTACCTTCAGGTATTTGCCCGTACGTCACCCATTGACCGCGACCACCGATCGCGCGGTATCAGCTGTTTCATCATGCCGAAGCCTCGGGGTGAGCTGCCCCCGGGAGTGACGGGCACGCCGGTACGGAAGATCGGATATCACGGATGGAAGACGTGGGAGCTGTCCTTCGACAACGCCTACGCCGCTGGTGACTCCATGGTCGGCCCCGAAGGCGAGGGCTTCAAGGTCGCCATGGGCGATCTCGAGACCGCCCGGATTCATACCGCCGCCCGCGCCATCGGCGTGGCACGCGGAGCGCTCGAAGACTCCGTTGCCTATGCGCGGCAACGCGTCCAGTTCGGCCGACCGATCGGCGAGAACCAGGCGATCCGATTCAAGATCGCGCACATGGCCACCGAGGTGGAGGCGGCCCGATCGCTGATGTACCGGGTGTGCACCGAGGTCGACGCCGGCCGGCGCAACACCGTGGAAGCATCGATGGTCAAGTACCTCGCCACCGAGATGGCCGAACGAGTGACCAGTGAGGCCCTGCAGATTCACGGCGGTGCCGGATACACCACGGATTTCGCCGTCGAACGGTACTGGCGGGATGCCAAGCTCACCAAAATCTTCGAGGGCACGTCGGAAATCCAGCTGAAGATCATCTCGGATTCGATCCTCGGAAGGCAGACACGATGA
- a CDS encoding CaiB/BaiF CoA transferase family protein — MTSPVAGPLNDVVVIDLTTMLAGPFATMVLGDLGADVIKIEPPHGDFIREQGPFAPDDELRAFGGYFQSVNRNKRSVVLDLTTEEGRASLLELVAHADVVVENFRHGVMDRLGLSYERLQEKNPHLVYAAIRGFGDERTGSSPMRDWPAYDITVQAVSGLMEITGEPDRPPDQDRSRSR, encoded by the coding sequence ATGACATCGCCGGTCGCCGGGCCACTGAACGATGTCGTGGTGATCGACCTGACGACCATGCTCGCGGGGCCCTTCGCCACTATGGTCCTCGGAGATCTGGGCGCCGACGTGATCAAGATCGAACCCCCTCATGGTGACTTCATCCGAGAGCAGGGACCGTTCGCACCGGATGACGAACTACGCGCATTCGGCGGGTATTTCCAGAGCGTCAATCGCAACAAGCGCAGTGTCGTTCTCGACCTCACCACCGAGGAGGGGCGCGCCTCGCTGCTCGAACTGGTCGCGCACGCCGATGTCGTCGTGGAGAACTTCCGCCACGGGGTCATGGACCGGCTGGGGCTGTCCTACGAGCGACTCCAGGAGAAGAATCCCCACCTGGTATATGCGGCGATCCGCGGATTCGGTGACGAACGCACCGGCAGCAGCCCGATGCGGGACTGGCCGGCGTACGACATCACCGTCCAGGCTGTCAGCGGCTTGATGGAAATCACCGGCGAGCCCGACCGCCCCCCCGATCAAGACCGGTCCCGGTCTCGGTGA
- a CDS encoding CaiB/BaiF CoA transferase family protein produces the protein MPALFAVIGLLSAVHRARRDGVGGFVDVSMYDAMLAMCERAVYQHSYTGDVPTRQGNSHPLLCPFDVVPAADGWVSIAAPGNKHWQQLCAVIGRPELATDERTRDNVSRLVNRDFTMSAVTAWTTTRTKDQIVETLGGKVPVAPVNTVEDIYADPHVRARNMLVEVDHPGVPHPVTIANSPIKFADAPSTHVRRAPLLGEHTDEVLAQFDNATAALQLEETR, from the coding sequence GTGCCTGCACTCTTCGCGGTGATCGGCCTGCTGTCGGCCGTGCACCGTGCACGCCGCGACGGAGTCGGCGGCTTCGTCGACGTGTCGATGTACGACGCCATGCTGGCCATGTGCGAACGCGCCGTCTACCAGCACTCCTACACCGGCGACGTACCGACCCGGCAGGGAAACAGCCATCCCCTGCTCTGCCCCTTCGATGTCGTGCCCGCCGCAGACGGGTGGGTCAGTATCGCCGCGCCGGGCAACAAACATTGGCAGCAACTCTGTGCGGTAATCGGGCGCCCCGAGTTGGCTACGGACGAACGCACAAGGGACAACGTCAGCCGACTGGTCAATCGTGACTTCACCATGTCTGCGGTGACCGCGTGGACAACCACCCGGACCAAGGACCAGATCGTGGAAACACTCGGCGGCAAGGTCCCGGTGGCACCGGTCAACACCGTCGAGGACATCTATGCGGATCCCCACGTGCGTGCCCGCAACATGTTGGTCGAGGTCGATCATCCCGGCGTGCCCCACCCGGTGACGATCGCCAACTCTCCGATCAAGTTCGCGGATGCGCCCTCGACGCATGTCCGGCGAGCACCGCTACTCGGTGAACATACCGATGAAGTGCTGGCCCAGTTCGACAACGCAACAGCTGCCCTCCAGCTCGAAGAAACAAGATAG
- a CDS encoding HpcH/HpaI aldolase/citrate lyase family protein, whose product MSRTQRPRRSCLAVPGSNPKMIEKAKGLDSDQVFLDLEDACAPLAKPGARKTIVSALNEGGWGSKIRVVRVNDLTTHWTYRDVVEVVEGAGENLDCIMLPKVQSAAQIAWLDFTLTQIEKTMGFEVGRIGIEAQIEDAAGLINVDEIAAASPRTETIIFGPGDFMASINMKSLVIGEQPPGYGVGDAFHYPLMRILMAARANGLQAIDGPYVQVRNVDGFRRVAGQAAALGYDGKWVLHPAQIDAANDTFSPAQADYDHAENILAAYEWFTSDQGGRKGAVMLGDEMIDEASRKMALVIAGQGRAAGMERLDVWKPEIETVESGV is encoded by the coding sequence ATGTCCAGAACACAACGACCGCGGCGTTCCTGCCTCGCGGTTCCCGGTTCGAACCCGAAGATGATCGAGAAGGCGAAGGGTCTCGATTCCGACCAGGTCTTCCTGGATCTCGAGGACGCGTGTGCTCCACTCGCGAAACCTGGTGCGCGCAAGACCATCGTCTCGGCACTCAACGAAGGCGGGTGGGGATCGAAGATTCGCGTGGTGCGGGTCAACGATCTCACCACCCACTGGACCTATCGTGACGTGGTCGAGGTCGTCGAAGGTGCCGGTGAGAATCTTGACTGCATCATGCTTCCGAAGGTGCAGTCGGCTGCCCAGATCGCCTGGCTCGACTTCACTCTGACCCAGATCGAGAAGACCATGGGTTTCGAGGTAGGCCGAATCGGAATCGAGGCGCAGATCGAGGACGCCGCCGGATTGATCAACGTCGACGAGATCGCGGCCGCGTCGCCGCGTACCGAAACGATCATCTTCGGCCCGGGCGACTTCATGGCGAGCATCAACATGAAGTCGCTCGTGATCGGTGAGCAGCCGCCGGGTTATGGGGTCGGCGACGCGTTCCACTACCCGCTGATGCGGATCCTGATGGCCGCCCGAGCGAACGGGCTGCAGGCAATCGACGGACCCTATGTTCAGGTCCGTAACGTCGATGGCTTTCGCCGGGTTGCCGGACAGGCCGCCGCACTCGGCTACGACGGGAAATGGGTGCTGCATCCGGCCCAGATCGACGCCGCCAACGACACCTTCAGTCCCGCCCAGGCCGACTACGACCATGCCGAGAACATCCTCGCCGCGTACGAGTGGTTCACCTCCGACCAGGGCGGCCGCAAGGGCGCCGTGATGCTCGGCGACGAAATGATCGACGAGGCGTCCCGCAAGATGGCGTTGGTCATCGCAGGCCAGGGCCGCGCGGCCGGCATGGAACGACTCGATGTGTGGAAGCCGGAGATCGAGACCGTAGAGAGCGGTGTGTGA
- a CDS encoding MaoC/PaaZ C-terminal domain-containing protein — translation MQFGRYFEDFEVGAIYRHWPGKTVTEYDDHLFCLLTMNHHPLHINSHFAQETTEFGRNVVVGNYVYSLLLGMSVQDVSGKAIANLEIESLRHVKPTFHGDTIYGETEVLEVTPSKSKDDRGVVYVETRGYKQDGQIVCIFRRKVLVPKRSYGDARGGEQPARPLPHV, via the coding sequence ATGCAGTTCGGACGGTACTTCGAGGATTTCGAAGTCGGAGCAATCTACAGGCATTGGCCAGGCAAGACCGTCACCGAATACGACGATCACCTGTTCTGCCTGCTGACGATGAACCACCACCCGTTGCACATCAACTCCCACTTCGCTCAGGAGACAACAGAATTCGGGCGCAACGTGGTCGTGGGCAACTACGTCTACTCGCTTCTGCTCGGCATGTCCGTACAGGATGTGTCCGGCAAAGCGATCGCCAACCTCGAAATCGAATCGTTGCGGCACGTCAAGCCGACGTTCCACGGCGACACGATCTATGGCGAAACCGAGGTCCTGGAAGTCACGCCCTCGAAGTCCAAGGACGACCGAGGCGTCGTGTACGTCGAGACCCGCGGCTACAAGCAGGACGGGCAGATCGTCTGCATCTTCCGACGCAAAGTTCTCGTACCCAAGCGAAGCTACGGCGACGCACGCGGCGGCGAACAGCCCGCTCGCCCGCTGCCGCACGTGTAG
- a CDS encoding aldehyde dehydrogenase family protein, whose translation MRERYETFVGGHDERSKSGQYFSTRDPATGDVIAEVALGGAEDIEAAVAVAQSAFRSWRDTPAATRGRILLEVARTLREHADELARIETLDTGQTLSQSNVDIETAARYFEYYGGAADKVHGETIPLGPDYLSYTRNEPFGVIGVVTPWNAPINQAARAIAPALAMGNVVVLKPAEDTPLSALEMSRLAVEAGLPAGVLNVVPGFGADAGAALTGHDKVRKIVFTGSVETGRAIMRAAAQRLIPLTLELGGKSPNIVFDDADLDAAATGAWTAFTTKAGQVCSAGSRLLVHSSVHDELVGRLVQHAKTTVIAPGIEDPDIGSLATRGQFDKVRSYLELGPSEGARVATGGHVADTGRLGRGLFIEPTIFVDVDNTMRVAREEIFGPVLTVLRFDSDEEAVEIANDSDYGLVAGVWTRDHGRAHRVAGAIEAGQVFINQYFAGGVETPFGGYKLSGFGREKGFEALKHYCQLKTITARL comes from the coding sequence ATGCGAGAGCGTTACGAAACGTTCGTCGGCGGACATGACGAGCGCAGTAAGAGTGGGCAGTACTTTTCCACTCGTGATCCCGCCACAGGCGACGTCATCGCCGAAGTCGCGCTCGGCGGCGCGGAGGATATCGAGGCAGCAGTTGCCGTAGCGCAGAGCGCCTTCCGCTCGTGGCGTGACACCCCGGCCGCCACTCGCGGTCGCATCCTCCTCGAGGTCGCCCGCACACTGCGTGAACACGCAGACGAACTGGCCCGAATCGAAACACTGGATACCGGTCAGACGTTGTCGCAGTCGAACGTGGACATCGAGACTGCCGCACGATACTTCGAGTACTACGGCGGGGCGGCAGACAAGGTACACGGCGAGACGATTCCGCTGGGACCCGACTACCTCTCGTACACCCGCAACGAACCGTTCGGCGTGATCGGCGTGGTCACACCCTGGAATGCGCCGATCAACCAGGCCGCGCGGGCCATCGCACCCGCATTGGCGATGGGCAACGTGGTGGTCCTCAAACCCGCCGAGGACACGCCACTGTCGGCACTGGAGATGAGCCGTCTCGCCGTCGAAGCGGGACTGCCCGCGGGCGTTCTCAACGTCGTCCCCGGATTCGGTGCTGATGCGGGAGCTGCGCTGACCGGCCACGACAAGGTCCGCAAGATCGTCTTCACCGGCTCGGTGGAGACCGGCCGGGCGATCATGCGGGCGGCCGCCCAACGACTGATTCCGCTGACTCTCGAGTTGGGCGGGAAGTCCCCCAACATCGTCTTCGATGACGCCGATCTCGACGCGGCCGCGACAGGCGCCTGGACCGCGTTCACCACCAAGGCGGGACAGGTATGTTCTGCCGGCAGCCGGTTGCTGGTGCATTCTTCGGTGCACGACGAGTTGGTCGGTCGGCTCGTCCAGCACGCGAAGACCACGGTCATCGCGCCGGGCATCGAGGACCCGGATATCGGATCCCTGGCCACGCGAGGGCAGTTCGACAAGGTCCGCTCGTATCTTGAACTCGGGCCCAGCGAGGGTGCGCGTGTCGCGACCGGTGGACACGTCGCCGATACCGGGCGGCTGGGCCGTGGGTTGTTCATCGAGCCGACCATCTTCGTCGACGTCGACAACACGATGCGCGTGGCGCGCGAGGAGATCTTCGGCCCGGTGCTGACGGTGCTCCGATTCGATTCCGATGAGGAGGCGGTCGAGATCGCCAACGACAGCGACTACGGACTCGTCGCGGGGGTCTGGACCAGAGACCACGGCCGGGCTCATCGCGTGGCCGGCGCCATCGAGGCGGGGCAGGTCTTCATCAACCAGTATTTCGCCGGTGGTGTCGAAACCCCGTTCGGTGGCTACAAGTTGAGCGGTTTCGGCCGGGAGAAGGGCTTCGAGGCGCTCAAGCACTACTGCCAGCTCAAGACGATTACCGCACGGTTATGA
- a CDS encoding IS3-like element ISRhosp5 family transposase (programmed frameshift) yields MAMKAYSAEFKADAVALYLSDPSHTFEGIGNDLGVSRETLRNWVRAERKRTGTSTAELRADGAARPASRAGEVSSESVLEEENKQLKAQIRKLETEREILRKAAKYFGGRDELVSRFQFVDDHCDTVPVKWLCQILEVSRSGFYRWRTSGPARAARARADEELAERIRAIHADFDGTYGAPRITAELREAGIEVNHKRVERVMREHGIVGVHLRKPVRTTVPDPDAAAVPDLIRRDFTASAPNTRYVGDITYLPVGDGEFLYLATVLDLGSRRLAGWSIADHMRTELVTDAMRAAAACRGAAGLEGSIFHSDNGAQYASAEFADLCRELGVTRSRGAVGTSADNAAAESLNATLKRETLQGRKRWNSAGEARAAIFRWITRYNTRRRHSTLGQICPIEFEQRSATLATAA; encoded by the exons ATGGCGATGAAGGCGTACTCGGCGGAGTTCAAGGCCGATGCCGTCGCGCTGTACCTGTCCGACCCGAGCCACACCTTTGAGGGCATCGGCAACGACCTGGGAGTCAGCCGCGAGACCCTGCGCAACTGGGTGCGGGCCGAACGCAAACGCACCGGTACCTCCACGGCCGAGCTCCGGGCCGACGGGGCTGCGCGGCCGGCATCCCGGGCCGGCGAGGTATCGTCCGAGTCCGTGTTGGAGGAAGAAAACAAGCAGCTCAAGGCCCAAATCCGGAAGCTCGAAACCGAGCGGGAGATCCTGCGCAAGGCCGCGAAGTATTTCG GCGGGCGAGACGAATTGGTGAGCCGCTTCCAGTTCGTTGACGACCACTGCGACACCGTTCCGGTGAAGTGGCTGTGCCAGATCCTCGAAGTCTCCCGCTCGGGCTTCTACCGGTGGCGGACCTCCGGACCGGCCCGGGCCGCCCGTGCCCGCGCCGACGAGGAGCTGGCCGAGCGGATCCGCGCTATCCATGCCGACTTCGATGGCACCTACGGTGCCCCGCGCATCACGGCCGAACTGCGCGAGGCCGGGATCGAGGTCAATCACAAGCGGGTCGAGCGGGTGATGCGTGAGCACGGGATCGTCGGGGTGCACCTGCGCAAACCGGTGCGCACCACCGTCCCCGATCCGGACGCGGCCGCGGTGCCGGACCTGATCCGGCGGGACTTCACCGCGAGCGCACCGAACACTCGATACGTCGGCGACATCACCTACCTCCCAGTCGGTGACGGTGAATTTCTGTATCTGGCGACGGTGTTGGACCTGGGCTCGCGACGGTTGGCGGGGTGGTCGATCGCCGACCACATGCGTACCGAGTTGGTCACCGATGCGATGCGGGCGGCGGCGGCCTGTCGCGGCGCCGCAGGGCTCGAGGGGTCAATTTTCCACTCCGACAACGGAGCCCAGTATGCATCGGCCGAGTTCGCCGACCTCTGCCGCGAGCTGGGGGTGACCCGGTCGCGGGGTGCGGTCGGAACGTCGGCGGACAACGCGGCCGCCGAGTCGCTGAACGCGACGTTGAAACGGGAGACGCTGCAGGGGCGGAAGCGCTGGAACAGTGCGGGTGAGGCCCGCGCCGCCATCTTCCGCTGGATCACCCGCTACAACACGCGAAGGAGGCATTCCACCCTCGGTCAGATCTGTCCGATCGAGTTCGAGCAGCGATCGGCTACGCTGGCCACCGCTGCATAG
- a CDS encoding carboxymuconolactone decarboxylase family protein, whose product MTVMTHNHRTAPLGDRASSMGQALAAFNASVFTGPGEIPRKYRELMAVAVALTTQCEGCIKVHTNDAVACGASDEELAEATYIAASLRAGGAVVYGLKSLASAERIRNS is encoded by the coding sequence ATGACTGTGATGACGCACAACCATCGCACGGCGCCGCTCGGTGACCGAGCCAGCTCTATGGGGCAGGCGCTGGCCGCCTTCAATGCCTCGGTCTTCACCGGACCCGGTGAGATCCCCCGAAAATACCGAGAACTCATGGCCGTGGCGGTCGCACTGACCACGCAGTGCGAAGGATGCATCAAGGTGCACACCAATGATGCCGTCGCCTGCGGTGCAAGCGATGAAGAGTTGGCGGAGGCGACCTATATCGCAGCCAGTCTCAGAGCCGGAGGTGCTGTCGTGTACGGCCTGAAGTCCCTCGCGTCCGCCGAGCGTATCCGCAACAGCTAG
- a CDS encoding class-II fumarase/aspartase family protein, with protein sequence MGVGLDDDLLRDFFGNAEQRAIFDGPQRLQGWLDVERALAQTQAELGIIPAEAAQRISAHCQSDLFDINKLRQHVNATQHPIVPMVNALEKLVGTEFGQFVHYGATSQDIMDSGQALQLRQSLQGIERDVAAATKAAASLALKHRNTTQVGRTHGQHAVPISFGLKAATWVDELQRLQTRIAESRDRILTVQIFGAAGSMAGYGDRAFEVKAGVASRLGLTEPVAPWHATRDRIAELGSLMALLAGVSERIAAEVIRLQSTEFGELVEPLQPGHIGSSTMPQKRNPHLSEGIVAKARIAQSLSAGLLRNGAHQHERDMGAWAVEWLTVPELMVGSGAMAADLNHLLEGLQVNAECMRRNVGITGGQVNAESLMMILDSSIGRDHAHHLLVELTRSADLQNLNFSEVATADERVASHLSQDQIMKALDPAQYLGFAPEVADRVSRALTAEAEDRPSISS encoded by the coding sequence ATGGGCGTGGGACTTGACGATGACCTGCTACGTGACTTTTTCGGCAACGCCGAACAACGTGCGATTTTCGACGGACCGCAGCGACTGCAGGGGTGGCTGGATGTAGAGCGCGCTCTAGCACAAACTCAGGCTGAACTCGGAATCATCCCGGCCGAAGCTGCGCAGCGTATTTCAGCGCACTGCCAGAGCGATCTTTTCGATATCAATAAGCTGCGCCAACACGTCAACGCAACGCAACATCCAATCGTTCCGATGGTTAACGCGCTGGAGAAGTTGGTTGGCACAGAGTTTGGACAGTTCGTGCACTACGGTGCAACTTCTCAAGACATTATGGATTCCGGTCAAGCCCTTCAACTGCGTCAATCACTGCAGGGTATTGAGCGCGATGTAGCTGCAGCCACGAAGGCAGCCGCGTCGCTCGCTCTGAAACATCGCAACACTACTCAAGTTGGTCGAACGCATGGACAACACGCCGTTCCGATCTCATTCGGTCTGAAGGCCGCTACCTGGGTAGATGAGCTGCAGCGGTTGCAAACACGCATAGCAGAATCGCGCGATCGAATTCTCACAGTTCAGATCTTCGGTGCCGCCGGAAGCATGGCGGGGTACGGTGACCGTGCCTTCGAAGTAAAAGCGGGTGTGGCATCGCGGCTCGGCCTTACGGAACCAGTGGCACCCTGGCACGCGACTCGAGACCGCATAGCCGAGCTAGGTTCCTTGATGGCCCTCCTCGCTGGTGTATCCGAGAGGATCGCGGCAGAGGTGATTCGCCTGCAATCCACAGAATTTGGGGAACTGGTCGAGCCTCTCCAGCCTGGTCACATCGGATCATCGACGATGCCGCAAAAGCGAAATCCGCACCTTTCCGAAGGCATCGTAGCCAAAGCACGAATTGCGCAAAGCCTATCCGCTGGGCTACTCCGAAATGGCGCTCACCAGCACGAACGAGACATGGGGGCATGGGCTGTCGAGTGGCTGACTGTCCCTGAGTTGATGGTTGGATCTGGCGCGATGGCAGCCGATCTGAACCATCTGCTGGAAGGTTTGCAAGTAAATGCCGAGTGTATGCGAAGAAATGTCGGAATCACCGGGGGCCAGGTCAACGCCGAATCGCTGATGATGATTCTTGATTCATCAATTGGACGTGATCATGCCCATCACCTTCTTGTCGAGTTGACCCGATCCGCCGACCTTCAAAACCTGAACTTCTCCGAGGTTGCGACAGCCGATGAACGAGTAGCCTCCCACCTGTCGCAGGATCAGATAATGAAAGCTCTTGATCCAGCGCAATACCTAGGTTTCGCGCCCGAGGTGGCAGACCGCGTCAGTCGCGCGCTCACCGCTGAGGCGGAGGACCGACCCTCCATCAGCTCATAG
- a CDS encoding LLM class F420-dependent oxidoreductase, with product MPYSVQRGHERGKPTGGRDYLVAHTTQYAVETRPNASAGLTNRKEQELKLGLRIPQRDKVNLRLDVTEVAQTAENNGFESLWVYERSLYPLTPEEPYPYSDPPGGDWPSYYRQTADPLSVLAAAAMVTSHVRLGTSVLIAAQHIPFQLAKTIATIDQISEGRFVAGFGAGWSKDEIRAAGADPKFRGRYLDETLDVLAAAWGPDPVSYQGRRTIVNNAIVAPKPASRVPVLIGGGGTPRTIERIASRADGWLSIPFGSKGFQEIESTWNKIRERAVELGRSAEHLEHIVCANITLTSELAGAERTPFVGTLDQIVEDVVAASKVGVDELIIDLNLQDPWFTESRKMLDTALEIFHRVNKR from the coding sequence GTGCCCTATTCGGTTCAACGAGGGCACGAGCGCGGGAAACCCACCGGCGGTCGTGACTACCTTGTCGCGCACACCACACAATATGCAGTCGAAACAAGGCCGAACGCAAGCGCTGGGCTGACGAATCGTAAGGAACAAGAATTGAAACTTGGACTTCGGATACCACAACGCGACAAGGTGAACCTTCGTCTAGACGTCACCGAGGTGGCTCAGACTGCGGAAAATAACGGATTTGAGAGCCTCTGGGTCTATGAGCGAAGCCTCTATCCACTAACGCCCGAGGAACCCTATCCATACTCTGATCCGCCCGGTGGCGATTGGCCATCCTATTATCGGCAAACCGCAGATCCACTCAGCGTACTTGCCGCTGCCGCGATGGTAACGAGTCACGTGCGTCTTGGGACGAGCGTGCTGATAGCCGCGCAACATATTCCTTTCCAACTGGCGAAAACAATAGCAACAATCGATCAGATCAGTGAAGGCCGATTCGTCGCGGGATTCGGTGCCGGATGGTCGAAAGACGAAATACGCGCCGCAGGAGCGGATCCCAAGTTTCGAGGGCGCTACCTCGACGAGACGCTCGATGTCCTCGCGGCAGCATGGGGACCGGACCCAGTGAGCTACCAAGGACGACGAACGATCGTCAACAACGCTATCGTGGCCCCAAAGCCGGCGTCACGAGTGCCTGTTCTCATCGGGGGCGGAGGTACCCCCCGGACCATCGAACGAATCGCTTCTCGAGCCGATGGATGGCTGTCTATTCCCTTCGGCTCAAAAGGTTTCCAGGAGATCGAATCCACCTGGAACAAGATCCGCGAGCGGGCCGTCGAACTAGGTCGCTCCGCCGAACACCTCGAGCACATCGTCTGTGCAAATATAACTCTCACCTCCGAGCTCGCGGGGGCCGAACGCACACCTTTCGTCGGCACGCTCGACCAGATTGTCGAGGACGTCGTCGCTGCGTCGAAAGTGGGCGTCGACGAGCTGATCATCGATCTGAACCTTCAAGATCCTTGGTTCACCGAGAGCAGAAAAATGCTGGACACGGCACTCGAGATCTTCCACCGTGTAAACAAACGCTGA